A stretch of Bordetella petrii DNA encodes these proteins:
- a CDS encoding DMT family transporter has protein sequence MTSRPDTVSAPAPAHDSAWARGGLAATLAYAALVVFAWGSNYPLMKRALADMPPLTFSTTRVVGAAIVVALLMRIKGEAALLPPPGERARLALIGLLQFASVLGLVSIALQFLPAGRTVTLVYSMPVWAALFSSLMGKARLAWRQLAGVGLGMAGLALFLDPSVIDWKSPGVPLGMALVLSAAALWGLGAALYGRRQWRASLLSQTFWQLAATACPIGVAALILESDRTTHVTWPLAAIMVWNWLVPTAMAVWAWSRLLNRVPSTVAGQLLALTPFVGIACSSVLFGERLPPVFSLCAAVIAAGSCLVLWPSRAGRRAARDPGREG, from the coding sequence ATGACGAGCCGGCCCGATACCGTTTCCGCGCCTGCGCCCGCACACGATTCCGCCTGGGCCCGTGGCGGCCTGGCCGCGACGCTGGCCTACGCCGCGCTGGTGGTGTTCGCGTGGGGCTCGAATTATCCGCTGATGAAGCGGGCCCTGGCCGACATGCCGCCCCTGACCTTTTCCACGACGCGTGTTGTGGGCGCGGCGATCGTGGTGGCACTGTTGATGCGCATCAAGGGCGAGGCGGCGCTGCTGCCGCCGCCCGGCGAGCGGGCCCGGCTGGCGCTGATCGGGCTGCTGCAGTTCGCTTCCGTGCTGGGACTGGTCAGCATTGCCCTGCAGTTCCTGCCGGCCGGGCGCACCGTGACGCTGGTCTACAGCATGCCGGTGTGGGCGGCGCTGTTCAGCAGCCTGATGGGCAAGGCGCGGCTGGCCTGGCGGCAGCTGGCCGGCGTAGGGCTGGGCATGGCCGGCCTGGCGCTGTTCCTGGACCCCTCGGTCATCGACTGGAAAAGCCCGGGCGTGCCCCTGGGCATGGCGCTGGTCTTGTCCGCGGCCGCGCTGTGGGGGCTGGGCGCGGCGTTGTACGGGAGGCGGCAGTGGCGCGCTTCGCTGCTGTCCCAGACGTTCTGGCAGCTGGCGGCAACCGCGTGCCCCATCGGCGTGGCCGCGCTGATCCTGGAGTCGGATCGGACCACCCATGTGACCTGGCCGCTGGCGGCCATCATGGTGTGGAACTGGCTGGTGCCCACCGCCATGGCGGTCTGGGCATGGAGCCGCCTGCTGAACCGCGTGCCATCCACCGTGGCCGGCCAACTGCTGGCCCTGACGCCCTTCGTGGGCATCGCCTGCAGCAGCGTCCTGTTCGGCGAGCGCCTGCCGCCGGTCTTTTCCCTGTGCGCGGCGGTCATCGCGGCGGGCAGCTGCCTGGTGCTGTGGCCGTCGCGCGCGGGCCGGCGCGCGGCGCGCGATCCTGGGCGCGAGGGCTGA
- a CDS encoding IclR family transcriptional regulator, with product MSFSKGIDVLAAFGPDRPFMNLPEMAAAAGISKSSAQRFAYTLETLGFLSKDPDSKRYALTPKILELGYRYLLVDALVERANPYLLDLNRQISETVNLAEPYGTDMVYVARFATHLTTGVHMPLGRRLPMFCTSAGRAWLSMLPPEQARELLEASPRPKFTPNTVTDLGPLMDMLAEAREQGYAYANGEYYRGDLNVAVPVFDKRGRPAAALNISAPTTRWTLARMKRELVPNLLATSRLISTTPPTPGAAAPFRRGYTG from the coding sequence ATGTCCTTTTCCAAAGGAATCGACGTGCTGGCCGCGTTCGGGCCCGACCGCCCGTTCATGAATCTGCCCGAGATGGCCGCGGCCGCGGGGATATCCAAGAGCTCGGCGCAGCGTTTCGCCTATACCCTGGAAACCCTGGGCTTTCTGAGCAAAGACCCCGACAGCAAGCGGTATGCGCTGACGCCCAAGATTCTCGAACTGGGTTATCGATACCTGCTGGTGGACGCCCTGGTCGAACGCGCCAACCCGTATCTGCTCGACTTGAACCGCCAGATTTCCGAGACCGTGAACCTGGCCGAGCCGTACGGCACCGACATGGTCTATGTGGCGCGCTTTGCCACGCACCTGACGACCGGGGTCCATATGCCCCTGGGCCGGCGTCTGCCGATGTTCTGCACATCGGCCGGGCGGGCCTGGCTGTCGATGCTGCCGCCGGAACAGGCGCGCGAGCTGCTGGAAGCATCGCCCCGCCCGAAGTTCACGCCCAATACCGTGACCGACCTGGGCCCGCTGATGGACATGCTGGCCGAGGCGCGCGAGCAGGGCTACGCCTATGCCAACGGCGAGTATTACCGCGGCGATCTGAATGTGGCCGTGCCGGTGTTCGACAAGCGCGGCCGCCCGGCCGCGGCGCTTAATATCTCGGCCCCCACCACGCGCTGGACGCTGGCGCGCATGAAGCGTGAGCTGGTGCCGAACCTGCTGGCAACCAGCCGCCTGATTTCCACCACGCCGCCCACGCCCGGGGCGGCCGCGCCGTTTCGGCGCGGCTATACCGGTTAG
- a CDS encoding pirin family protein, which produces MKKVLGVYSAPRPHWVGDGFPVRSMFSYDSHGQHLSPFLLLDYAGPAQFAPAAKPRGVGQHPHRGFETVTIVYQGEVDHRDSTGAGGHIGPGDVQWMTAAGGILHEEFHSDAFTRQGGALEMVQLWVNLPARDKMSAPGYQTLLDRDIPVVGLPGEAGQVRVIAGEFDGRRGPARTHTPIDVWDVRLRQQGTATFELPEGRTLALAVLHGTAQVNGTDIVREGQLVHLSREGSQVQIEANNEVTLLLLSGEPIDEPIVGYGPFVMNSQAEIRQAIDDFNHGRFGQMAH; this is translated from the coding sequence ATGAAAAAGGTTCTCGGTGTCTACAGCGCTCCGCGCCCCCATTGGGTGGGCGACGGCTTCCCGGTGCGCTCGATGTTCAGCTACGACAGCCACGGCCAGCACCTCAGCCCCTTCCTGCTGCTGGACTACGCCGGCCCGGCCCAGTTCGCCCCGGCCGCCAAGCCGCGCGGCGTGGGCCAGCATCCGCACCGCGGCTTTGAAACGGTCACCATCGTCTACCAGGGCGAAGTCGATCATCGCGATTCCACCGGCGCGGGCGGCCACATCGGCCCCGGCGACGTGCAGTGGATGACGGCGGCCGGCGGCATCCTGCACGAGGAATTCCATTCCGACGCCTTCACCCGCCAGGGCGGCGCGCTGGAAATGGTGCAGCTGTGGGTCAACCTGCCGGCCCGCGACAAGATGTCGGCGCCGGGCTACCAGACCTTGCTGGACCGTGACATTCCCGTGGTCGGCCTGCCCGGCGAAGCCGGCCAGGTGCGCGTCATCGCGGGCGAGTTCGACGGCCGGCGCGGCCCGGCGCGCACGCACACGCCCATCGATGTATGGGACGTGCGGCTGCGCCAGCAAGGCACGGCCACCTTCGAACTGCCCGAAGGCCGCACGCTGGCGCTGGCGGTGCTGCACGGCACGGCGCAGGTCAACGGCACCGACATCGTGCGCGAAGGCCAGCTGGTGCACCTGTCGCGCGAAGGCAGCCAGGTGCAGATCGAGGCCAACAACGAGGTCACGCTGCTGCTCTTGAGCGGCGAACCGATCGACGAGCCCATCGTCGGCTACGGCCCGTTCGTGATGAACAGCCAGGCCGAGATCCGCCAGGCCATCGACGACTTCAATCACGGCCGCTTCGGCCAGATGGCCCACTGA
- a CDS encoding NAD(P)/FAD-dependent oxidoreductase: MTAMAAARILWDDETATPAAPPLPPGAHDCEVAVIGGGFTGLSTALSLAEAGARPILLEAGPLAAGASGRNGGQVVPGLKPAPDALAARFGADAAGRMLAFAHSAADYTFGLIERLSIDCDATRHGWIQAAVTPRACRVLHARARALQQAGARAEALYADDMAKLTGSAHYAGGYLESGAGAVQPRKLALGLAAAAARAGARLHAHSTVEQLQRAPQGWMLRLRQGSIAARAVVLATDAYTDTLYPAQARSMLHVTSAQAATGVLPDDIRRAVLPRRAGVSEARKLTVYCRLSPDGRFVIGGRGPRSGLAGPATLARLRQAACERFPQLADIGWDCVWSGRVSLTLDDVPHLGNPEPGLWTVCGFGGRGVALATRFGPTLAEAALGRAAGALDFPVSSIGALPWHALRGPAVNAAIHWHRLRDALGFPA, from the coding sequence ATGACCGCCATGGCCGCGGCCCGCATACTCTGGGACGACGAGACCGCCACGCCCGCCGCGCCGCCGCTGCCCCCGGGCGCGCATGACTGCGAGGTGGCCGTCATCGGCGGCGGCTTTACCGGCCTGTCGACGGCCTTGTCGCTGGCCGAGGCGGGCGCGCGGCCCATCCTGCTGGAAGCGGGCCCGCTTGCGGCCGGGGCCTCGGGGCGCAACGGCGGCCAAGTGGTGCCGGGCCTGAAGCCGGCGCCCGATGCGCTGGCGGCGCGCTTTGGCGCCGACGCGGCCGGCCGCATGCTGGCCTTCGCGCATTCGGCGGCCGACTACACCTTCGGCCTGATCGAGCGCCTGTCGATCGATTGCGATGCGACGCGCCATGGCTGGATCCAGGCGGCGGTGACGCCGCGCGCCTGCCGCGTCCTGCACGCGCGTGCCCGGGCTTTGCAGCAGGCCGGGGCGCGGGCGGAAGCGCTGTATGCCGACGACATGGCAAAACTGACCGGATCCGCGCACTATGCGGGCGGCTATCTGGAGTCGGGGGCGGGCGCGGTGCAACCCCGCAAATTGGCGCTGGGACTGGCGGCCGCAGCGGCGCGCGCGGGCGCCCGCCTGCACGCGCACAGTACGGTTGAACAGCTGCAGCGCGCGCCGCAAGGATGGATGCTGCGGCTGCGGCAGGGCAGCATCGCCGCCCGCGCCGTGGTGCTGGCCACGGACGCCTACACCGATACGCTGTACCCCGCGCAGGCGCGTTCGATGCTGCACGTGACCAGCGCCCAGGCGGCAACCGGGGTATTGCCCGACGACATCCGGCGCGCGGTGCTGCCGCGCCGGGCGGGCGTATCCGAGGCGCGCAAGCTGACCGTCTATTGCCGCCTGTCGCCCGATGGCCGGTTCGTGATCGGCGGCCGGGGGCCTCGTTCCGGGCTGGCCGGGCCCGCAACCCTGGCGCGCCTGCGCCAGGCTGCCTGCGAGCGCTTTCCGCAGCTTGCGGACATCGGCTGGGATTGCGTGTGGTCCGGCCGCGTCTCGCTCACACTGGACGATGTGCCGCATCTGGGTAATCCCGAGCCCGGGTTGTGGACGGTTTGTGGTTTCGGCGGACGCGGCGTGGCCCTGGCGACGCGCTTCGGGCCGACGCTGGCCGAAGCGGCGCTGGGGCGTGCCGCGGGCGCGCTGGATTTTCCGGTTTCTTCCATCGGCGCCCTGCCCTGGCACGCCCTGCGCGGGCCCGCGGTCAATGCCGCCATCCACTGGCATCGCCTGCGCGATGCCCTGGGCTTTCCTGCGTGA
- the ycaC gene encoding isochorismate family cysteine hydrolase YcaC, producing the protein MTKPYVRLDKDNAAVLLVDHQAGLLSLVRDIDPDKFKNNVLALADLAKYFKLPTILTTSFEDGPNGPLVPELKQLFPDAPFIPRPGQINAWDNEDFVKAVKATGKKQLIIAGVVTEVCVAFPALAALEEGFQVFVVTDASGTFNELTRDAAWDRMSNAGAQLMTWFGAACELHRDWRNDVEGLGTLFSNHIPDYRNLITSYSTLTQRK; encoded by the coding sequence ATGACCAAGCCCTACGTCCGCCTGGACAAAGACAACGCCGCCGTATTGCTGGTAGACCACCAGGCCGGCCTGCTGTCGCTGGTGCGCGACATCGATCCGGACAAGTTCAAGAACAACGTGCTGGCGCTGGCCGACCTGGCCAAGTATTTCAAGCTGCCCACCATCCTAACCACCAGCTTCGAAGACGGCCCCAACGGCCCGCTGGTGCCCGAACTGAAGCAGCTGTTCCCCGACGCGCCCTTCATTCCGCGCCCCGGCCAGATCAACGCCTGGGACAATGAAGACTTCGTCAAGGCCGTCAAGGCCACCGGCAAGAAGCAGCTGATCATCGCCGGCGTGGTCACCGAAGTGTGCGTGGCATTCCCGGCCCTGGCCGCCCTGGAAGAAGGCTTCCAGGTGTTCGTGGTGACCGACGCATCGGGCACCTTCAACGAACTGACCCGCGATGCCGCCTGGGACCGCATGAGCAATGCCGGCGCCCAGCTGATGACCTGGTTCGGCGCGGCCTGCGAACTGCACCGCGACTGGCGCAACGACGTCGAGGGCCTGGGCACGCTGTTCTCGAACCACATCCCCGACTACCGCAATCTGATCACCAGCTACAGCACGCTGACGCAGCGCAAGTAG
- a CDS encoding NAD(P)/FAD-dependent oxidoreductase has translation MDNVAAVDVVPHAPSIWNATAAPPPALLPLRGELQVDCAIVGGGFTGLNAALQLSRRGAQACILEANDAGWGASGRNGGMAVLRYKSGWAALARQFGHDSTRLLHRLVLDAVDALEQNVADFKLDGGFSRCGHITAAYTRQDAQALRDDIAWLAAEAGDRHPRYLPPDEAARLIGSRAYQGGYLDTRAAGIHPLAYARELAAALAATGVPIHVNTPVVSIREDAQGCVVETPEARVRAATVIVASNAYTELFPLPPGLQRRIVPVATSVVATRALPDDLYATMFTEGHLVTDTRHLVNYFRRVPGQRVLFGGRGALTGTETPEIYRNLVAGLRRLFPQLRDAPIEHQWSGKVAVTLDDFPHVVRHSPRVIFAAGYGGRGVALTHLLGRVAAEMALGAGMECGPMQGGMPQLPLHSWRLPVMNLMAAYYKLRDQLRW, from the coding sequence ATGGACAATGTAGCTGCCGTCGATGTTGTACCCCATGCCCCTTCGATCTGGAACGCGACCGCCGCGCCGCCGCCCGCGCTGTTGCCGCTGCGCGGCGAACTGCAGGTGGACTGCGCCATCGTGGGGGGCGGGTTCACCGGGCTGAACGCGGCGCTGCAACTGAGCCGGCGCGGCGCCCAGGCCTGCATCCTGGAGGCCAATGACGCGGGCTGGGGGGCCAGCGGCCGCAATGGCGGCATGGCCGTCTTGCGCTACAAGTCGGGCTGGGCGGCCCTGGCCCGCCAGTTCGGCCATGATTCGACGCGGCTGCTGCACCGGCTGGTGCTCGACGCGGTGGACGCGCTGGAACAGAACGTGGCCGATTTCAAGCTGGATGGCGGCTTCTCGCGCTGCGGCCACATCACGGCCGCTTATACCCGGCAGGACGCGCAGGCGCTGCGCGACGATATTGCATGGCTGGCCGCCGAGGCCGGCGACCGCCACCCCCGCTATCTGCCGCCCGACGAGGCGGCCCGCCTGATCGGTTCGCGTGCGTACCAGGGCGGCTACCTGGATACGCGGGCGGCCGGCATCCACCCGCTGGCCTATGCCCGCGAGCTGGCCGCGGCACTGGCGGCCACCGGCGTGCCCATCCATGTGAACACGCCGGTGGTGAGCATCCGCGAAGACGCGCAGGGATGCGTCGTGGAGACGCCCGAGGCCCGGGTGCGCGCCGCCACCGTCATCGTGGCAAGCAATGCCTATACCGAATTGTTCCCGCTGCCGCCGGGCCTGCAGCGGCGCATCGTGCCCGTGGCGACGTCGGTGGTGGCCACGCGCGCACTGCCCGATGACCTGTATGCGACGATGTTCACCGAGGGCCACCTGGTAACGGATACGCGTCATCTGGTGAATTACTTTCGGCGCGTGCCCGGCCAGCGCGTCCTGTTCGGCGGCCGGGGGGCGCTGACCGGCACCGAGACGCCGGAAATCTACCGCAATCTGGTGGCAGGCCTGCGCCGCCTGTTTCCCCAGTTGCGCGACGCGCCCATCGAGCACCAGTGGTCGGGCAAGGTCGCGGTGACGCTGGACGACTTTCCCCATGTTGTGCGCCATTCGCCGCGCGTGATTTTCGCGGCGGGCTATGGCGGCCGCGGCGTGGCATTGACGCATTTGCTGGGCAGGGTGGCGGCCGAGATGGCGCTGGGCGCCGGCATGGAATGCGGCCCCATGCAGGGGGGCATGCCGCAACTGCCCCTTCATTCCTGGCGCCTGCCGGTCATGAACTTGATGGCGGCCTACTACAAGCTGCGGGACCAGTTGCGGTGGTGA
- the bioD gene encoding dethiobiotin synthase: MPQRPGDYFVTGTDTEIGKTLIACALLHAAARQGWTTAGVKAVAAGAGQVGGRWVNEDVEQLRRASSMDLPDAVRCPYVLPDAVAPHIAAAAAGVALDPAVIQQAYRQAAARAQAVVVEGVGGFRVPLDDASDTADLARQLDLPVILVVGMRLGCISHALLTAEAIAARGLRLAGWVANHVDPAMPQAQANVQALAQRLPAPLLGRVPYLAEADPAAAARHLRVAALYPSAPLSPLPARRSGPPGSRSAP, translated from the coding sequence ATGCCGCAACGGCCCGGCGACTACTTCGTCACCGGCACCGATACCGAAATCGGCAAGACCCTGATCGCGTGCGCGCTGCTGCACGCCGCGGCGCGCCAGGGATGGACCACCGCCGGCGTCAAGGCCGTGGCCGCCGGCGCGGGGCAGGTGGGCGGCCGCTGGGTCAACGAAGACGTGGAACAGCTGCGCCGGGCCAGCTCCATGGACTTGCCCGATGCCGTGCGCTGCCCGTATGTGCTGCCCGACGCCGTGGCGCCGCACATCGCGGCGGCCGCCGCGGGCGTGGCGCTCGACCCGGCGGTGATACAGCAGGCCTACCGCCAGGCCGCGGCCCGCGCACAAGCGGTGGTGGTGGAAGGGGTGGGCGGCTTCCGGGTGCCGCTGGACGATGCCAGCGACACCGCCGACCTGGCGCGGCAGCTGGACCTGCCGGTGATCCTGGTGGTGGGCATGCGGCTGGGCTGCATCAGCCATGCCCTGCTGACAGCCGAGGCGATCGCCGCCCGCGGGCTGCGCCTGGCGGGCTGGGTGGCCAACCACGTCGACCCGGCCATGCCGCAGGCGCAGGCCAATGTGCAGGCCCTGGCGCAGCGCCTGCCCGCGCCCCTGCTGGGCCGCGTGCCCTACCTGGCCGAAGCCGACCCGGCCGCGGCGGCGCGGCACCTGCGGGTGGCCGCGCTGTATCCGTCCGCGCCGCTCAGTCCTCTTCCAGCGCGTCGAAGCGGTCCGCCAGGAAGTCGATCAGCGCCCTGA
- a CDS encoding TRAP transporter large permease: protein MVWMLLLAGLAVTGLTGVPIGIGLALTGLSILRFAAGGGEDLAITAVWNVFVDFTLSAVPIFIFMGEILLVSGVSSRIYNAVSPFFRQVPGGLLHTNIAVCTVFGAVSGASTSTAAAVGSVAYPELRNRGYNRGQVVATLAAGGTLGLLIPPSLSLLLYGATQGVSIGRLFLAGVLPGLMLACMFMSIIALRARRFPEEMGNVEPAIPMAQRLRGLVRIWPVAFLAFAVLGTMYMGLATPTEAAALGVVAAIITGFCWGELTLPKVWRAFFTSARVFGAIATVMLGALVLAQALTIMGAPQALVGAVTDMGLSKYAVLIVVVAAYLVLGCFFDGISLMLMTIPIVYPLMMAAGYDPVWTGVIITILIEIGMLTPPVGMNLFVLTAITNGEVSLGRAALSAIPYWILMLVGVLILALVPDIALWLPNLVMKGGT from the coding sequence ATGGTATGGATGCTATTGCTGGCGGGGCTGGCCGTCACCGGCCTGACGGGCGTGCCCATCGGTATCGGCCTGGCGCTGACGGGCTTGTCCATTTTGCGCTTTGCCGCCGGAGGCGGTGAAGATCTGGCCATTACGGCAGTGTGGAACGTTTTCGTCGATTTCACCTTGTCGGCGGTGCCCATCTTCATCTTCATGGGCGAGATCCTGCTGGTCAGCGGGGTGTCGTCGCGTATCTACAATGCGGTGTCGCCCTTTTTCAGGCAGGTGCCGGGCGGGCTGCTGCATACCAATATTGCCGTGTGCACGGTCTTCGGCGCCGTCAGCGGCGCCAGCACCTCGACCGCGGCCGCGGTGGGCTCGGTGGCCTATCCGGAACTGCGCAACCGGGGCTACAACCGCGGGCAGGTGGTGGCCACGCTGGCCGCCGGCGGCACACTCGGGTTGCTGATCCCGCCCAGCCTGTCGCTGCTGCTGTACGGCGCCACCCAGGGGGTGTCGATCGGCCGGCTGTTCCTGGCCGGGGTGTTGCCCGGCCTGATGCTGGCTTGCATGTTCATGTCCATCATCGCGCTGCGCGCGCGGCGCTTTCCCGAAGAAATGGGCAATGTCGAGCCCGCGATCCCGATGGCGCAGCGGCTGCGCGGGCTGGTGCGCATCTGGCCCGTGGCGTTCCTGGCGTTCGCGGTGCTGGGCACCATGTACATGGGCCTGGCCACGCCCACCGAGGCGGCCGCGCTGGGCGTGGTGGCGGCCATTATTACCGGGTTCTGCTGGGGCGAGCTGACGCTGCCCAAGGTGTGGCGCGCGTTCTTTACTTCGGCGCGTGTATTCGGGGCCATTGCCACGGTCATGCTGGGCGCGCTGGTGCTGGCGCAGGCCCTGACCATCATGGGCGCCCCGCAGGCACTGGTGGGGGCGGTAACCGACATGGGCCTGTCGAAGTACGCCGTGCTGATCGTCGTCGTGGCCGCCTACCTGGTGCTGGGCTGCTTCTTCGACGGCATTTCGCTGATGCTGATGACGATTCCGATCGTTTATCCGCTGATGATGGCGGCTGGCTACGATCCGGTCTGGACGGGGGTGATCATCACCATCCTGATCGAGATCGGCATGCTGACCCCGCCGGTGGGCATGAACCTGTTCGTGCTGACCGCCATTACCAACGGCGAAGTCTCGCTGGGCCGCGCGGCGCTGTCGGCGATTCCGTACTGGATCCTGATGCTGGTCGGCGTGCTGATCCTGGCGCTGGTGCCAGATATTGCGCTGTGGCTGCCCAATCTTGTGATGAAGGGCGGCACATGA
- a CDS encoding LysR family transcriptional regulator has protein sequence MPDLNDLYYFVQVVDHGGFAPAGRALGMPKSKLSRRIALLEARLGARLLLRTTRQFAVTEIGQTYYAHCKAMLVEAEAAEEAVALTRAEPRGTVRVTCPVALLDARVAGMLADFMVQYPLVQLHLEETNRRVDVVAEGIDVAIRVRPPPLEDSDLVMRVLADRGQCLVASPGLLRRTGVPRAPADLGGLPSLALGLPQGEHVWNLLGPQGAHAAVRHQPRLVTRGMLALRTAAVAGVGIVQLPTMMLREQFQRGELAQVLPDWAPRREIIHAVFASRRGQLPSVRALIDFLADRFDALEED, from the coding sequence ATGCCAGACCTGAACGACCTGTATTACTTCGTGCAGGTGGTGGACCATGGCGGTTTCGCGCCGGCCGGCCGCGCCCTGGGCATGCCCAAATCCAAGCTCAGCCGCCGCATCGCCCTGCTCGAAGCGCGGCTGGGCGCGCGCCTGCTGCTGCGCACCACGCGCCAGTTCGCCGTGACCGAAATCGGCCAGACCTATTACGCGCATTGCAAGGCCATGCTGGTCGAGGCCGAGGCTGCCGAAGAGGCCGTGGCGCTGACCCGCGCCGAGCCGCGCGGCACGGTGCGGGTAACCTGCCCGGTGGCACTGCTGGATGCGCGGGTGGCCGGGATGCTGGCCGATTTCATGGTGCAGTACCCGCTGGTGCAACTGCACCTGGAAGAAACCAACCGGCGGGTGGACGTGGTGGCCGAAGGCATCGATGTGGCGATCCGGGTGCGGCCGCCGCCGCTGGAAGACAGCGACCTGGTCATGCGCGTGCTGGCCGATCGCGGCCAGTGCCTGGTGGCCAGCCCGGGCCTGCTGCGGCGTACCGGCGTGCCGCGCGCCCCGGCCGACCTGGGCGGCCTGCCCAGCCTGGCGCTGGGCCTGCCGCAAGGCGAGCATGTGTGGAACCTGCTGGGCCCCCAGGGGGCCCATGCCGCGGTGCGCCACCAGCCGCGCCTGGTCACGCGCGGCATGCTGGCATTGCGGACCGCGGCGGTGGCGGGCGTGGGCATCGTGCAATTGCCCACCATGATGCTGCGCGAGCAATTCCAGCGCGGCGAACTGGCGCAAGTGCTGCCCGACTGGGCGCCGCGCCGCGAGATCATCCATGCGGTATTCGCATCGCGGCGCGGGCAGTTGCCGTCGGTCAGGGCGCTGATCGACTTCCTGGCGGACCGCTTCGACGCGCTGGAAGAGGACTGA